The Microlunatus antarcticus DNA segment CGACCGGGCGTTCCGTCACGTCGGGGCCAACCGGGTGCCCCGGTTCCCGCGCCTCGTGACCCGCCTGGGCGCCCCGGCGACCGGCTCGTCCGACATCCCCGCCGAGCAGGCGCTCGACGGCACCATGCCCTTCCGCCGCTTCGTCGCCGCGCTCGTCGGCAACCGGCTGCGCGAGGTCGTGCGCTGCGACCTCGCCCTGCGCGGCGGCGACGGGGACGCGCTGGCCCGCCTGACGACGGAGGCGGCCGCGCTGCGCGCCGAGGTCGCCGGGCTCTCACCCGGCCTCGACCCGGCGTGGGCGGAGGACCTGACCGACGACCTCGACTGGCTGGTCGCCGCCACGCAGGACCCGGCGACGCCGGCCCTGCGGGGTGCGGGGGCGGCCCCGCTGCGCAGCGAGCGCTACCTCTCCGTGCTCGAGCGGCTGGTCGCCGCCGCCCGGTCGCCACGGCTGGTCGTCGACGGCACGGAGCCGACGGTGGAGGTCCTCGCCCGGATGCTCGAGGCCGAGACCCGTCGCCTGCGCGAGGTCGCCGACCCGCTGCGGGCCGACGCGACCGACGCGCACTGGGACCAGGTCCGGCGGGCGGTGGACCGGCTACGGGCGCTCGCCCGGGTCGCATCGCCCGTGCTCCCGGACGCCTCGGCGACGGCTCTCGCCCTCCTGCGCAAGACGGCGCCGCTGCTGGCCGCCGTGCAGCTCGGGCTCCCGCCCACCGTCCCGGACGTCGCCGCGATGAGCCCGGCCGAGGCGTTCGAGGCCGGCCGCGACCACGAACGCACCCGGCTCGCCCACCGACGGGCCCGGCAGGACTTCGTGGAGCGGTGGGCGAAGACGGTGCGGAAGCTCGGCGCGTGACCGTTCCCCCCGGTCCCACCGCCTCCCGCGGCGCCTTCGTGGTGTTCGAGGGCGGCGACGGGGTCGGCAAGTCCACCCAGGTCGACCTGCTCGTCCGCCGGCTCGAGGCGGCCGGGCACGAGGTCGTGCGCACCTTCGAGCCCGGCGCCACGCGGCTGGGCGCGCTGCTGCGCGGCGTGCTGCTGCACTCCGACGCCGGCGACGTGGGTGCCCGTACGGAGGCGCTGCTCTACGCGGCCGACAAGGCCGAGCACCTGCACGAGGTCGTCCGCCCCGCGCTGGCCCGGGGCGCGGTCGTGGTGTGCGACCGCTACGTCGACTCCATGGTGGCCTACCAGGGCGCGGGCCGGGTCCTCGACCCGGTCGAGGTCGAAGGCATCGCCCGCTGGGCCACCGAGGACCTGCGCCCCGACCTGACGGTCCTGCTCGACCTGGCCCCCGAGGAGGGGCTGCGCGGCCTCACGGACCCGGACCGGCTCGAGTCCGCCGGCCTCGACCTCCACGCCCGGGCGCGGGCCTTCTTCCTCGCCCTGGCCGAGCGCGACCCCGGCCGCTACCTCGTGCTGCCCGCCCGCCGCTCCCGCGAGGTGCTGGCCGAGACGGTCGCCGTACGCGTGGACGCCCTGCTGTCAGCGGACGCTGACAGACTTCCCCGGTGAGCATCCAGGCGACCGAGCCGGCGTACGGGGTCTGGGGCGACCTGGTCGGGCAGCCGGGCGCGGTGGAGACGCTGCGCCGGGCGGCGCGGGGCGACGACCACGCCATGTCGCACGCCTGGCTGGTCGTGGGCCCGCCGGGCTCGGGCCGGTCGAACGCGGCGCGGGCCTTCGCCGCCGCCCTGCAGTGCGAGCGTCCCGACGGCGTCGAGGCGGGCTGCGGTCGGTGCAACGGGTGTCGTACGGCGCTCACCGGGGCCCACCCGGACGTGACGCTGGTGCGCACCGAGCAGCTGTCGATCGGGGTCGAGGAGGTGCGCGACCTCGTCCGTCGGGCGGCGATGAGCCCGACCATGCGGCGCAAGCAGGTGATCGTCGTGGAGGACGCCGACCGGGTCACCGAGCGCGGCGCGGACGCGCTGCTCAAGAGCGTGGAGGAGCCCGCGAAGGCCACGGTGTGGATCCTCTGCGCCCCCACCTCCGACGACGTCGTGGTGACGATCCGGTCGCGTTGCCGGCTGCTGTCGCTCGCCACCCCCACCCCGGCGGCCGTCGCCCACCTGCTCGTCACCCGCGACGGCATCGACCCCGCGCTGGCGACGGAGGCGGCGCGGGCGGCCCAGGGGCACGTCGGCCGCGCCCGGGTCCTCGCGCGTGACCCGTCGGCCCGCGCCCGACGGCGCGAGATCCTGCTCATCCCCTTCGGGCTGACCACGCTCGCAGCCTGCCTCGGTGCGGCGGCGCGGCTGGTGGAGATGTGCTCGGCCGAGGCGACGGCGGCGACCGAGCTGGTCGACACCCGCGAGAAGGCCGCCCTCGAGGAGGCGCTCGGCTTCGGCACCCGCGGCGCCCGTCCCCGGCAGGCGGCGGCCGCGGTCAAGGAGCTGGACGAGCAGCAGAAGGCGCGGGCCAAGCGGTTCCAGCGCGACGCCATCGACCGGGCGCTGACCGAGCTGACCGGCTTCTACCGCGACGTGCTGAGCCTGCAGACGCACTCGGGCGCGGCGCTGGTCAACGACGAGCTCGGCCCGCGGCTGGCGACGCTGGCGCGCCGTTCGACGCCGGAGTCGACGCTCCGCCGGATCGACGCGCTGCTGGGCTGCCGCACCGCCCTCGAGGGCAACGTCGCGCCGCTGCTGGCGCTGGAGTCGACCATGATCGCTCTCGTGGAGGCCTGACGTCCGAGACGACCGGCCCCAGACGCATCCGGCGGGGCCTCCCGATCCGTACGGTCTGAGAAAGATTCGATGTTCCTCACCGGATCGGGCCTCTACCGCCCGGCGACTTGTGAGGGGCCTCGACCTTCGGACATGATCGGACATGTTCGACCGGCTCGGCCGTCCCCCGTCCTGGGGGACGGCGACCGACGCAGACGTTCCCTGGCCCGGGTGGGCCACCTGCCCCCCAGTACGCCCACCCGAGGAAGCCCGGCAGACCCGCATCTGCCGGGCTTCCGTCTTTCCGGGCGTCTCGTACGCTGGCGCCCATGCCCCGGCTCATGGCGGTCTCGTTCGAGCGCTACGGGCGGCTCTACTACCTCGATCCCGGCGAGCAGACGTTCCGGGTCGGGGACCGGGTGCTCGTGCCCACCGACTCCGGGCCCGAGGTCGCCGAGTGCGTGTGGGCCCCGGAGTGGGTCGACGGGGACGGGGTCGAGGCGTTCGGCGACCTGCCCGCCTGCGCCGGTCCGGCCACCGACGCCGACCTCGCGCGCGACGCGGAGCACCGCCGTCGCCGGGCCGAGGCCAGGCTGGTCGTCCGGCGGCTGATCAAGACCCACGGGCTGGCGATGAAGATCGTGGGTGTCGACTACCTCGACCCGGCCACATCGCCCGAGGAGCTCGTCGTCTTCTACTTCACCGCCCCGCAGCGGGTGGACTTCCGCGTCCTGGTCGTCGAGCTCGCCCGCAGCCTCGACTCCCGCATCGACCTGCGCCAGGTGGGGTCGCGCGACGCCGCCCGGCTCAGCGGCGGGATCGGCAACTGCGGCCGCGACCTGTGCTGCGCCACGTTCCTCAAGGACTTCGAGCCGGTCAGCCTGCGGATGGCCAAGGCCCAGGACCTGCCGCCCAACCCGATGAAGATCTCGGGCGCCTGCGGCCGGCTGATGTGCTGCCTCAAGTACGAGCACCCGCTCTACACCGAGTTCGCCCGCGAGGTGCCGGCCGTGGGCTCGGCGGTGGAGGTGGACGGCGAGCCCGGGGTCGTCGTCGCCCACCAGGTGCCCGCCGACGCGGTGCTCGTGCGGATGAAGGACAGCGGAGCGGTCAGCCAGTGCAGCCGGGCCAGCGTCTGCGGGTCGCGCCAGACCTACGAGGAACGTCCCGAGCCGAAGCCCCGCCGGCGCGAGCGTCACCGGGCGAACCCGTCCGCGTGACCTCGTCGCGCCCCCGACCCACGGCTCGCCTGGCCGGCGTGGTCGTCGTGCTCGTCACCCTGCTCGCCGGGTGCAGCGCGACCCCGTCGCCCGGACCCGACCGGCCGTCGACGGCGTCCACGCCGTCCGCCGCCCCCAGCGGGTCGACGGCCGCCCCCGCGCTGCCGTCGGTGGCCCCGACCCCGCCCGACGGGCGTCCGCTGCAGCCCGTGCCGGCGGTCGTGGCCCCCGGGATCACCGACCCGCCCGCGGGCTCCGGTCTCGGTCGCTACACCGGGCAGAAACCCGACTGGTCGGCCTGCAGCCGGCGCGTCGAGTGCGCCACCGTGTCCGCGCCGCTGGACTGGTCCGCGCCCGACGGCCGGGCGCTGACGCTGGTGATGGGCCGCGTGAAGGCCACCGCCTCCCCGCGGCTCGGCAGCCTCTTCCTCAACCCGGGCGGGCCGGGCGGCTCGGGCCTGAACCTGCTGGCCGGCTTCCCGTCGGAGGGGCTCGAGCACTACGACCTCGTGAGCTGGGACCCCCGTGGCGTGGGCCGTTCGACCCCCGTCCGCTGCTCCGGCGACGCCTCGCTGGACCGCCTGTTCGCCCTCGACGGCTCGCCCGACGACGACGCGGAGGCGGTCGCGCTCAACTCCGCGGTCGAGGGCTTCGGCCGGGACTGCCTGGCCGGCTCGGGGGTGCTGCTCGAGCACATCTCGACCGCCGACACCGTGCGCGACCTCGACCTGCTGCGCGGCCTGGTCGGTGACGAGCGGCTGAGCTACCTCGGCTTCTCGTACGGGACGCAGATCGGCGCGCAGTACGCCGACACGTTCCCCGAGCACACCGGCGCGATGGTGCTGGACGGGGCGGTCGACCTCGGCGACGACTCCCGGGTCGACCAGCTCCAGGGCTTCGAGCGGGCCCTCGACCACTTCGCCACCTGGTGCGCCCAGCAGCGCTGCGGCCTCGGCTCCGACCGCGCGGCGGTGCTGGCGAGCGTGAAGCGGCTGCTCACCGACCTCGACGCGCACCCGCTGCCGGGCGCGGGCGGGCGGGAGCTCACCCAGCAGCTCGGGGTCTCGGGCGTCGTCACCCCGCTCTACGACGGGGCCGACGGGTGGCCCCGGCTGCGGGACGCGCTCGACCAGGCCGGCCGGGGGCAGGGTGCCGGGCTGCTGGCGCTGGCCGACTCCGGGAACGAGCGCGGCCGCGACGGCCGCTACGGCTCCATCGCGGCCTCGTTCCCGGCGATCCGCTGCCGCGACAGCCAGGCGGAGAGCGTCGCGGCGGCCGACCGGCGCGCGGCGAGCCTCGTCCCCCGGGCCCCGGTGCTGGGCCCCTTCAGCGGGGCGGACGTCTACTGCCCGCTGTGGCCGGTGCCACCGGCGCCGAAGACCGGGCGCCTGCACCGCGTCGGCGACCGGCCGGTCGTGGTCGTCGGCACGACCGGGGACCCGGCCACGCCGTACGAGTACGCGGTCGACATGGCGCGCGACCTCGACTCCGCCGTGCTCGTCACCCACGAGGGCGAGGGGCACACCGCGTACGGCTCCAGCGCCTGCGTCCGCGGGCTCGTGCAGGCCTACTTCAACGACGGCCGCGTCCCGGCGCTCGGGGCGCGCTGCGCGGACTGAGGTGAGCCGGGCAGCCCGTCCGGCTCAGGCGCGCAGCGCGTGGAACGTGTCGTGCACGCAGAGGAACGCGCCCTGGACCGCGATCCCGACGCCCGCACCGGCTCGCTCCGGCCGCTCGGGGTTCGCGCGCCACAGCCAGACGCCGCCGGCGACGTAGAGCGCGTCCGCCGCCGCGTTGACCGCCAGCACCCGGCGCAGGACGCGACGCTCGTGCTGCAGGGCGGCCGGCGCGTACGGGTTGTCCACCCGACGCATCCGCCGTCTCCGCAACGCGCCGGCCACGACCACGACCCCGGCGTCGACCGCCGCCCACCCGACCTGCTGGCGCCCGAACGCCCGCCACCACGCGTCGCCGCGGGCCACGAGCGGGAGGCCGACGGCGGTGCTGAGGACGGACCAGCCGACCGTGACCCGAGCGAGGGCGATCTGACGCTGCCAGGGATCCATCACCCGATCAGACCATGCCCTGCGGCCGCTTCGACGCGAGGCGTTCCGTTGGGTACAGTGGGCCGTCGTTCGTGGGGCACATCGTGCCCGCGGGCGCCCGCCGCCTTAGCTCAGCTGGTAGAGCGACGCTCTCGTAAAGCGTAGGTCATCGGTTCGAATCCGATAGGTGGCTCCAGCCTGCCCCGCAACTGCCCGACCGGGCCTCACACGACCACGGTCATCCCGCCGTCGACGAAGATCGTCTGGCCGTTCACGAAGGCCGACGCGGGCGACGCGAGCCAGACCGCCGGACCCACCAGGTCCGCCGGCGTGCCCCAGCGGGCGGCAGGCGTACGGCCCAGCACCCAGGCGTTGAAGTCGGCGTCGTCGACGAGCGCCTGCGTCATCTCCGTCGCGAGGTAGCCCGGGGCGAGCGCGTTCACCTGGATCCCGGAACGCGCCCACTCGGCCGCCATGGCGCGGGTGAGCGTGCGGAGGCCGCCCTTGGCCGCGGTGTACGGGCCGATGCCCGGCCGGGCGAGGTCGGACTGCACCGACGCGATGTTGATGATCTTGCCGCTCCCGCGGTTGATCATGCTCCGGGCGACGGCCCGCCCGACCAGGAACGCGCTGGTGAGGTCGGTCTCCAGGACCCGGCGCCAGTCGGCCGCCTCGAGGTCGACGAGCGGGACCCGGTGCTGCACGCCGGCGTTGTTGACCAGCACGCCGACGGGGCCGACCTCGGTCTCGACCCGGGCCACCGCCTCCGCGACGGCCGCCTCGTCGGTGACGTCGAACGCGTACGCGTGCACCCGGCCGCCGCCGAGCCGCGCGTCGAGCTCGTCAAGGGTGCGGGCCAGGCGGTCGGGGTCGCGGCCGTTGAGCACGACGGTCGCCCCGGCGCCGGCGAGGCCCTCGGCCAGCGCACGCCCGATCCCGCGGCTCGAGCCGGTGACGAGCGCGACCGTCCCGGTGAGGTCGAACAGGGCCGGGACGTCGGGGACCAGGGGCTCGCTCATCCGTCCATCCCACCACCCGCGGCCCCGGGGTCGGCGCTGGCTACGATCGCGCGGGTGCCGACCGTGACGACCGACGTGCTGGAGCTCGCCTACGCGGAGGTGGGCAGCCCGGACGGCCCAGTGGTCGTGCTGCTGCACGGCTGGCCGGACGCGGCCCGTTCCTGGGGTCCGGTGGCGGCCCGGCTCGCGGCCGAGGGCCACCGCGTGCTCCTGCCGGACTGGCGGGGGACCGGCGGGACCCGGTTCCGCGAGGCCGGCACCGTCCGCGACGCGACCGCCTCCGCGCTGGCCTCCGACGTCCTCGACCTCGTCGACGCGCTGGGGATCGAGCGGTTCGCGGTCGTGGGTCACGACTGGGGCGCGCGGGTGGCGTACGTGCTGGCCGCCGTCGTGCCGGAACGCCTCACGAGCATCGCGGGGCTGGCGCTGGCCTACCAGCCGCGCGGCGAGTTCGTCTTCCCGTCCTTCGCCCAGGCCCAGAACTTCTGGTACCAGTGGCTGATGTACGTCGACGCCGGTGCGGAGGCCGTCCGCCGCGACCCGGTCGGCTTCGCCCGTCGGCAGTGGGAGACGTGGAGCCCGCCGGGCTGGTGGGACGAGGCCGAGCTCGAGGCGACCGCCGAGGTCGCGTTCCGGCACCCGGACTGGCCGGCCACGACCCTCAACGGCTACCGCACGCGCTTCTTGCCCGACGAGCCGGTGGACGCGCGCTACGACGACGTCCGGGCGCGGGTCGCGGCGGTCGACCACCTCACCGTGCCGACGCTGATGGTCCAGGGTGGGGCCGACACCTGCGACCCGCCGTCGGAGTCCGAGGGGCTGGAGGGCCACTTCGACGCATACCGCCGCGTCGTGCTCGAGGCGGTCGGCCACTTCCCGCAGCGGGAGGATCCGGACCGCGTCGCCGACCTGGTGATCGAGCACCTGGCCCGGCACCCGGGGTCGGCCGGCGCTCCCTAGGACGGCTGGGTCAGGGCGTCCAGGTAGCGCGCTGCGGTGGACCGTTGCAGGCGCCGCCCGACCGGGCCGGCGAGGTGGGTGAACCAGGCTCCCGGTCGGGAGAACGCGCGGATCCTCGCCTCGACCGCGCCGTCGGCGCGGAGCGCGACCTCGAAGCGTTCCTCGCCGCGTTCCGGGTGACCGGCCAGGGTCCCGTACGCGAAGCCGACCCGGTCCGGCTCGACCGTGACGACGACGACCTCGACCGGCGCCCGGACCAGCACGGGCCCGACGCGCATCCGCAGCACGGCCCGGACTCCGAGCGCCACCGCGCCGGAGGCGTCGACCGTGAGGCCCGCGCGGCGCTGCACCTCCCAGGTCAGGACGCGCGCCGCCGCCACGTCGAACCAGTCGCGACCCTGCCCGACGACGCGGCTGACGTCGAGGTGGTGGTAGCCCACCGGCAACGTTCCGCTGGTCGCACCGACCTCGTCGTACGTGAGGGCGAGGTCGGCCAGGTCCGCAGTCGTCACGCCTCTACTGTGCGTCGCAACGAAGGGGCCGGGCGGCCGAGCATGGCGCTGAGAATGTTCTGAAGGTCACACTTATCGGCTGCGAGTGGTTCTCGGGGCTGGTTGAGTGCCGGTATCGACACGTCAGGCCTCGGGGGCCAGGGGTGGCGGCGCAGGGAAGAGTCCCGAGACGCCGCTGGTGCTGGTGTGCGCCGTTGGGTGCTGCGGGCGGGTCTGGTGCTGGCGGCGGGGGCGGCTGGTCTGTCGTTGTCGGCGGGGGCTGCGCAGGCGGACAGCGGGTTGAGTGGGACGTTGGGCCATGTGTCCGACACGGTGAAGAAGGTGACCGGTTCCGGTTCCTCGCACTCCTCGTCTTCCCAGTCGTCCCACTCGTCGTCGAAGTCGTCCAGCTCGTCGAAGTCGTCGCACTCGTTCACGTCGTCCCACCGCTCGTCGGTGAAGGTGTCGACGCAGCGGGTGTCGGTGCGTAAGAGCGTGGTCCGACCGGTGGTGCGGACCGTGAACCGCGTGGCCAAGCCCGCGGTGCGGGTCGTCCACGTGGAGACGGCGCACGAGAAGCGCGTGGCGAAGCAGGTCGCGCAGAAGAAGAAGCTGGTCGCGCAGAAGAAGCGGGTCCAGCAGGTCGACCGGGCCGTCACCGACGTGACGAAGACCGTCTTCGGCAGCTCCGCGAAGCCGACTAAGGGCTCCCGCACCGCTCCGGCCGCGCTGGTGTCGGTGGACGTGTCGAAGGTGACGACGAAGGCTCTGGCTGACGTGACCTCCACGGTCCTGACCCCGCGTACGCCGCTCGAGCTGCCGACTGTGACGCTGCCTGACCTGAACGTGGCTGTGACTCTTCCGGCCCTTGACCTGAACGTGGTTGACCTGGCCGTGGTGGAGCTGCCGTCGGTGGGCGTGAGCGTCGGACTGCCGCAGGTGCAGGTCGACCTGCCTGGTGTCCTCCCCGGCGCCGGTCTGCCTCCCGTGGCGGTGCTGGCCACGACCGCGCCGCACGCCTCGAGCTCGACGTCAACCGCCGCGGCCTCGGCGTCGTCCGTGCACCCGGCGGCTGCTCCTCTTCTCACGACCCATCTGGTCCACCCATCGCTTGGACAGTCGGCGGACGGTGCTGCTGCCGTGACGGCGAACCAGGCCGACGGCCGTCGTGTGGTCGCAGCTCACGTCGAGGCCGGGGTGTCCCTCCTGGCCGCGTACGGCGCCTCGGGTGCCGGTGCGGGGCCGGGTGTCAGCCCGGACGGTTCGGCGGGCGCCGGCGTCTCGGGCCTCATGATCTTCGGGCTGGCCGTCTCGGCTGGTCTGGCGGGGCTGATGGCGTTGCACGCCCGGCCCGCGCACGCCCGTTCTGGGCACACGCTGGGGCTGCTGCGTCAGCCCGGCTTCTCTCCCGACTGACGTCTTCTCTCCACCCCCAGGTGCCCACCCTTCGCGGGTCGGCACGGCGCTCCTTGCGCGCCGGTCCCCGGGCCACCCCCGCACCCCTCGTGCGGTCGGCCTACCTCCCTGAACTCGTAGAGAGAAGCAACCCCCATGAACGCATGGTTCACCCGTCTGCTCGCCGGAGCAGCCTGCACGGTCGGCGCCTTGGCGCTGACGACCGGCGCCGCCCACGCCGATGATCACGACGGTGGTCTCGACCTCGGGATCGTGAAGGTCTCGACCCATCACGACAAGTCCTCCGGCTCGAAGTCGAGCAGCCACAAGTCGTCCAGCTCGAAGTCGCATTCGGGTGGGTTGAAGGTGTCGCTGCGGACGCCGGTGAAGGTCCGCGCCGACGTCAACCTCGGCTCGCGCCACTCCTCAAACAGCGTCCGCGTCGGCACCGGCGGCGGCTCCGGCTCGCGCAGCAGCAACCAGGTCGCCGTCCGCGTCGGCACCGGCAACAGCTCCTCGCACCGGTCCACGAGCAGCCGGGCGACGAGCAACCGGACGTACGTCCAGGTCCAGGCCCACGCCCGCGCGGTCAAGGCCGAGCAGAAGGCGGAACGGGCCAAGCAGGCCAAGGCGAAGGCCAAGGCGGTCAAGGCGGCGAAGGTGAAGGCCGCGAAGGTGAAGGCGGCGAAGGTGAAGGCGGCCCAGCAGCGTCAGCAGGCTCTCGAGGTGCGGGCTGATGCGGCGCTGCTGAAGGGTCTGATCCCCGCGACCCGGGTCCTGGCCGACGGGCGTGTCCTGGACTTGCCGGTCCGGGCCTGCGTCCTGGTGAACACCGACGGCTGCGACCGCACCCCCGACCCGACCCACACCGGCACGAACCCGGGCGCCGGCGACACCGGTGGCGGGCTCGGGTCGAGCCCGCTGCTGACCTCGGTGGTCACCGCCACCGCGACTGACGTCCCCGTCGTCGGCGACCTCGACGCCTGCGCCCTGATCAACGCCACGGGCTGCACCACGGGCACCGGCACCACCGGCCTTGGCTCTGGGACCAGCAACACCGGGTCGGGCAGCACCGGCTCGGGCAGCACCAGCTCGACGAACGAGCTAGTCACCGCCATCGTCACCGCCACCGCTGACCTGCCCGTCGTGGGCGACGTGAACGCCTGCGCCCTCATCAACGCCGGCAGCTGCACCACCGGCACCAACCCGGGCACCGGCACCAGCCCGGGCACGGGCACCAACCCGGGCACGGGGAACACCGGCTCGAACCCCACCAGCTCGACCAACGAGATCATCACCGCGATCGTCACCGCCACCGCCGACCTCCCGGTCGTCGGCGACGTGAACGCCTGCGCCCTGGTCAACGCCGCCGGCTGCACCACCACCGGCACCGGCACCAACCCGGGCACCGGCAACACCGGCTCGACCGGGTCGAACCCGAACACCTCGACCGACCCGATCGTGACCGCGATCGTCACGGCCACCGCCGACCTGCCCATCGTGGGCGACGTCAACGCCTGCGCGCTCGTCAACGCCACCGGCTGCACCACCGGCACCGGCACCGGCACCGGCTCGAACAACCTGCCGGCGCTGCCGGTGATCGTGCCGCCGGTCGTGGGTCAGGCCACCGCTGACCTGCCCGTCGTCGGCACCGTCGACGCCTGCCTGCTGATCAACGCCCTCGGCTGCACCAGCGGAACCGGCACCACCCCGACCGGGCCCACCGGCCCGGCCGTCCCGATCATCCCGGTCGTCATCGGCGAGGTCGGCACCACCATCCCCGGCGTCGGCGGCGTCGACGCCTGCGTCCTGATCAACGCCACCGGCTGCACCACCGGAACCCCCACCACCCCCACCACCCCGACGACCCCGACCACGCCCGGCGACGGCAACGGCGGCGACGACGGCAACGGCGACAACGGCGGGAACAACGGCGGCGGCAACAACGGCGGGAACCGCAACGGGAACAACGGCAACAGCGGGAACGCCAGCACCGTGTTCCTGACCGGCCCGCAGGGCCAGGCCGGCAACGGCCTCGGCGGCAACAACGGCGACGACGACCGGCTCGCTCAGACCGGCGCCGCGGCCGGCCTCGCGGGTCTGCTCGGCGGGGGACTGCTCCTGCTCATCGGCGGGCTCAGCCTCACCCTGCGCCGCCGTCGCAGCTGACCACCAGCTGACCACCAAGAACCGGACCCACTAGTCCGGCCACGAGCAGTCCGGGCACCAGACGCGGGGGCGTCTGGTCCCCGGCACCCACCGCCCGTCGGTCGGTTCGGCGCCCACCCTGTCCTCGGGGGGTGGCGCGCTGAACCGGCCGACGGGCCGTACCCACGCCCGGGGTCGTACGGTCTCAGCCCGCCCAGCGGGCCAGCGTCGACTCGAGGAACCGGTCGAACAGCTCGAGCAGGTCGACCCGGGGGTCGAGCAGCCACTGCAGCTCGATGCCATCCATCGCCGCGACGAAGAGCCGCGCCTCCTGCTCCACCTCGGTCTCGCTCAGCGGCGTCACCTCGCCGTCGGCGACCGCCTCGTGCAGGTGTCGCTGGTGCTCGGCCACGACCATGGCGTAGCGGTGCTGGACGAACGTCCGCGCCGGGTGCGCGGGGTTCGTCGCTTCCGCGGTCAGCGTCAGGAACAGCTCGATCAGACCGCGGTGGGTGGCGTTGTAGACCATGGCCTCCCGCATGCTGCGCATCCACGCCAGGCCGCGCAGGCCGTCGGTCCCCGCGGGGCGGCTCTCGCGCGCCCACTCCTCGAGCACGGCGGTGAGCAGCCCCTCCTTGGTCCCGAAGTACTGCACGAGCGAGGCGGACGAGACGCCCACCCGCTCGCCGATGCTGCGCAGCGAACCGCCGTTGTAGCCGCGCTCGGCGAAGACCTGGGCGGCGGCGCTGACGATCTCCTGGCGCCGCTGCACGCCCTTGCGGTAGGGCCCGCGCTCGGCCCGCGCCGCCTTCGCGGTCTCGGAGACCACGTCCATGTCTGCACCTCCCACCCCCGGGTTGCACCAAAACTTAGCAGTTGGTTACGATTCAATCGAAGCGGCCGTCGGTACGCGGCGACCCGTCAGAGCAGACGAGAGAAGGCGATCGAGTGTCGTCAGGCAACGGACCCGTCGGTATCGGGTTCATCGGCACCGGCATGATCAGCAGCACCTACCTGGAGAACCTGACGCGGTTCCCGGACGTGCGCGTGGTCATCCTGGGCGACCTGAACGTGGCCGCGGCCAAGGCGCAGGCGGACCGCTTCGGCGTCGCCGAGTCGGGCACCCCCGAGGACGTGCTCGCGCACCCCGAGGTCGAGCTGGTCGTCAACCTCACCATCCCGGCCGTGCACGCGCAGGTCTCCGGCCAGGCCGTCGCCGCCGGCAAGCACGTGTGGTCGGAGAAGCCGATCAGCACCGACCGCGAGAGCGGCCGCGAGCTCC contains these protein-coding regions:
- a CDS encoding alpha/beta fold hydrolase, which codes for MPTVTTDVLELAYAEVGSPDGPVVVLLHGWPDAARSWGPVAARLAAEGHRVLLPDWRGTGGTRFREAGTVRDATASALASDVLDLVDALGIERFAVVGHDWGARVAYVLAAVVPERLTSIAGLALAYQPRGEFVFPSFAQAQNFWYQWLMYVDAGAEAVRRDPVGFARRQWETWSPPGWWDEAELEATAEVAFRHPDWPATTLNGYRTRFLPDEPVDARYDDVRARVAAVDHLTVPTLMVQGGADTCDPPSESEGLEGHFDAYRRVVLEAVGHFPQREDPDRVADLVIEHLARHPGSAGAP
- a CDS encoding DUF1990 family protein, whose translation is MTTADLADLALTYDEVGATSGTLPVGYHHLDVSRVVGQGRDWFDVAAARVLTWEVQRRAGLTVDASGAVALGVRAVLRMRVGPVLVRAPVEVVVVTVEPDRVGFAYGTLAGHPERGEERFEVALRADGAVEARIRAFSRPGAWFTHLAGPVGRRLQRSTAARYLDALTQPS
- a CDS encoding TetR/AcrR family transcriptional regulator is translated as MDVVSETAKAARAERGPYRKGVQRRQEIVSAAAQVFAERGYNGGSLRSIGERVGVSSASLVQYFGTKEGLLTAVLEEWARESRPAGTDGLRGLAWMRSMREAMVYNATHRGLIELFLTLTAEATNPAHPARTFVQHRYAMVVAEHQRHLHEAVADGEVTPLSETEVEQEARLFVAAMDGIELQWLLDPRVDLLELFDRFLESTLARWAG